The Streptomyces sp. HUAS CB01 genome has a segment encoding these proteins:
- a CDS encoding NUDIX hydrolase produces the protein MTRTHETYDGDAVVSSDGLPEWLEPVERSARTIAPEQLSRFLPPEGGGGRQSAVLILFGHGAQGPELLLMERASSLRSHAGQPSFPGGALDPEDGDPATTGPLRAALREAEEETGLDPSGVQIFGVLPRLYIPVSGFVVTPVLGWWRDRSPVAAVDPAETARVFTVPVADLTDPANRATSVHPSGHLGPAFLVESALVWGFTAGVIDRILHFAGWERPWDRSKQVPLDWRA, from the coding sequence ATGACACGCACACATGAGACATACGACGGCGACGCGGTCGTGAGCAGCGACGGCCTGCCCGAGTGGCTGGAGCCGGTCGAGCGGTCCGCCAGGACGATCGCTCCCGAGCAACTCAGCCGGTTCCTTCCGCCCGAAGGCGGCGGGGGGCGGCAGTCAGCCGTGCTGATCCTCTTCGGGCACGGCGCCCAGGGCCCCGAACTGCTGCTCATGGAGCGGGCGAGCAGTCTGCGCTCCCACGCCGGCCAGCCGTCGTTCCCCGGCGGTGCCCTCGACCCCGAGGACGGGGATCCGGCCACCACGGGGCCGCTCCGCGCGGCACTCCGGGAGGCGGAGGAGGAGACCGGTCTGGATCCGTCCGGCGTCCAGATCTTCGGCGTGCTGCCCCGGCTGTACATCCCGGTGAGCGGCTTCGTCGTTACCCCGGTCCTCGGCTGGTGGCGCGACCGCTCGCCCGTCGCCGCCGTCGACCCGGCCGAGACCGCCCGGGTCTTCACGGTGCCCGTGGCGGATCTCACGGACCCGGCGAACCGGGCGACGAGCGTCCACCCCAGCGGTCACCTCGGCCCGGCATTTCTGGTCGAATCGGCTCTGGTCTGGGGTTTCACCGCCGGAGTGATCGACCGCATCCTTCACTTCGCGGGCTGGGAGCGGCCATGGGACCGGTCCAAGCAGGTCCCGCTCGACTGGCGCGCATGA
- a CDS encoding MarP family serine protease — MNVLDILLLLAAVWFAVVGYRQGFVVGILSVIGFLGGGLVAVYLLPFLWDRMTNGTEVSTAAAIVAVVIVIVCASVGQALTTHLGNKLRRYITWTPARALDATGGALVNVLAMLVVAWIIGSLFAFTTLPPFGKEVRNSKVLLGVSRVMPAQADRWFDDFSSMLAQNGFPQVFSPFANEPITEVRPPDPALVNSPVAARAQRSIVKVVGTAQSCNKVLEGTGFVFAERRVMTNAHVVGGVDEPTVQIGGEGRRYDAKVVLYDWKRDIAVLDVPDLKAPPLRFAEADARSGDSAIVAGFPENGSYDVRSARVRGRIDAKGPDIYRSGEVRRDVYSLFATVRQGNSGGPLLTADGQVYGVIFARSLDDAQTGYALTADEIRDDIRLGRTANQQVDSQACAL; from the coding sequence GTGAACGTGCTGGACATCCTGCTGCTGCTCGCCGCCGTGTGGTTCGCCGTCGTCGGGTACCGCCAGGGCTTCGTCGTCGGCATCCTGTCGGTGATCGGATTCCTCGGCGGTGGGCTCGTCGCCGTCTATCTGCTCCCGTTCCTCTGGGACCGGATGACGAACGGCACGGAGGTGTCCACGGCAGCGGCGATCGTCGCGGTCGTGATCGTGATCGTCTGCGCGTCCGTCGGCCAGGCCCTCACCACCCACCTCGGCAACAAGCTCCGCAGGTACATCACATGGACCCCCGCGCGGGCGCTGGACGCGACCGGCGGCGCCCTGGTGAACGTCCTCGCCATGCTGGTCGTGGCCTGGATCATCGGCTCCCTCTTCGCCTTCACCACCCTGCCGCCGTTCGGCAAGGAGGTCCGGAACTCCAAGGTCCTCCTCGGGGTCTCCAGGGTGATGCCCGCGCAGGCGGACAGATGGTTCGACGACTTCTCGTCGATGCTCGCGCAGAACGGATTCCCGCAGGTCTTCAGCCCCTTCGCCAATGAGCCCATCACCGAGGTCAGGCCCCCGGACCCGGCGCTGGTCAACAGCCCGGTCGCGGCCCGCGCGCAGCGCTCCATCGTCAAGGTCGTCGGCACCGCGCAGAGCTGCAACAAGGTGCTGGAAGGCACGGGCTTCGTCTTCGCCGAGCGCCGTGTCATGACGAACGCGCACGTCGTGGGTGGAGTCGACGAGCCGACCGTGCAGATAGGCGGCGAGGGCAGGCGGTACGACGCGAAGGTCGTCCTCTACGACTGGAAGCGCGACATCGCCGTCCTGGACGTCCCCGACCTGAAGGCACCGCCCCTGCGCTTCGCCGAGGCGGACGCCCGTTCCGGGGACAGCGCGATCGTCGCGGGCTTCCCGGAGAACGGCTCGTACGACGTGCGCTCCGCGCGTGTCCGCGGCCGCATAGACGCCAAGGGACCGGACATCTACCGCAGCGGCGAGGTGCGCCGCGACGTCTACTCGCTGTTCGCGACGGTCCGCCAGGGCAACTCCGGCGGCCCGCTGCTCACGGCCGACGGCCAGGTGTACGGAGTGATCTTCGCCCGGTCGCTCGACGACGCCCAGACGGGTTACGCGCTGACGGCGGACGAGATCCGCGACGACATCAGGCTCGGCCGCACGGCCAATCAGCAGGTCGACAGCCAGGCCTGCGCGCTCTGA
- a CDS encoding alpha/beta fold hydrolase, with product MTAPDTPSVGNGNSTGNGGPVRIDGPWTHRDVAANGARFHIAELGDGPLVLLLHGFPQFWWTWRHQLTALADAGFRAVAMDLRGVGGSDRTPRGYDPANLALDITGVVRSLGEPDAALVGHDLGGYLAWTAAVMRPKLVRRLVVSSMPHPRRWRSSMLGDFAQSRAGSYVWGFQRPWLPERQLLADEAALVGRLIREWSGPRPPEEETLDVYRRAMSIPSTAHCSIEPYRWMVRSLARPDGIQFNRRMKRPVRVPTLHLHGSLDPAMRTRSAAGSGQYVEAPYRWRLFDGLGHFPHEEDPVAFSNELINWLKDPEPDR from the coding sequence ATGACGGCACCCGATACGCCCTCTGTCGGCAACGGAAACAGCACCGGAAACGGCGGCCCCGTACGGATCGATGGCCCCTGGACCCATCGGGACGTGGCGGCCAACGGTGCGCGCTTCCACATCGCGGAGCTGGGCGACGGGCCGCTGGTGCTGCTCCTGCACGGCTTCCCGCAGTTCTGGTGGACGTGGCGGCACCAGCTCACCGCGCTGGCCGACGCCGGCTTCCGCGCGGTCGCGATGGACCTCCGCGGCGTCGGGGGCAGCGACCGTACGCCCCGGGGTTACGACCCGGCGAACCTCGCGCTCGACATCACCGGCGTCGTGCGGTCCCTCGGCGAACCCGACGCGGCCCTCGTCGGCCACGACCTCGGCGGCTACCTCGCCTGGACGGCGGCCGTGATGCGGCCCAAGCTCGTCCGCCGGCTCGTGGTCTCCTCGATGCCGCACCCGCGCCGCTGGCGTTCCTCGATGCTCGGCGACTTCGCCCAGAGCCGTGCCGGATCGTACGTGTGGGGCTTCCAGCGTCCGTGGCTGCCGGAGCGTCAGCTCCTCGCGGACGAGGCGGCCTTGGTGGGCCGGTTGATCCGGGAGTGGTCCGGTCCGCGCCCGCCCGAGGAGGAGACGCTCGACGTCTACCGCCGGGCCATGTCCATCCCGTCGACGGCGCATTGCTCGATCGAGCCGTACCGGTGGATGGTGCGGTCGCTGGCGCGTCCGGACGGCATCCAGTTCAACCGCAGGATGAAGCGTCCGGTACGGGTTCCGACGCTCCATCTCCACGGTTCGCTGGACCCGGCGATGCGCACGCGCAGCGCGGCGGGCTCCGGGCAGTACGTCGAAGCCCCGTACCGCTGGAGGCTGTTCGACGGGCTGGGCCACTTCCCCCATGAGGAGGACCCGGTGGCGTTCTCCAACGAGCTCATCAACTGGCTGAAGGACCCCGAGCCGGACCGCTGA
- a CDS encoding phage holin family protein: MSDPGRSTTVVEAAGDVVGPVRLAGADKTMGQLVASATAEMSALVHDEIALAKAELRQDVKRGVTGGVAGTVAGVLALFSLPVLSFAAAYGIHNLGLGLAWSFLIVGAAFLLLAGLAALLAMTKFKKVKPPERSIASAKRTAAVLQNAKPHPRGAKDPSTSVARSSA, translated from the coding sequence ATGAGCGACCCCGGCAGGAGCACCACCGTCGTCGAAGCCGCGGGCGATGTGGTCGGACCGGTTCGGCTGGCCGGCGCCGACAAGACCATGGGACAGCTGGTGGCGTCCGCGACCGCCGAGATGTCCGCCCTGGTGCACGACGAGATCGCGCTGGCCAAGGCCGAGCTCAGGCAGGACGTCAAGCGGGGCGTGACGGGCGGTGTGGCCGGCACGGTCGCCGGTGTGCTCGCCCTGTTCTCCCTGCCGGTGCTGAGCTTCGCCGCGGCGTACGGCATCCACAACCTCGGCCTGGGACTCGCCTGGTCGTTCCTGATCGTGGGAGCGGCCTTCCTGCTGCTGGCGGGCCTGGCGGCGCTGCTGGCCATGACCAAGTTCAAGAAGGTCAAGCCGCCGGAGCGCTCCATCGCCTCGGCCAAGCGGACCGCCGCAGTGCTCCAGAACGCCAAGCCGCACCCCCGTGGAGCGAAGGACCCGTCCACATCTGTGGCACGCTCGTCCGCATGA
- the nhaA gene encoding Na+/H+ antiporter NhaA yields the protein MAAPTPSPRKFLGRLSLPERNFVAEALRTETVGGVLLLVAAVAALLWANTPLGRSYEAVADFHLGPASLGLDLSVQHWAADGLLAIFFFVAGIELKRELVAGELRDPKAAALPVIAAVCGMAAPALVYTLVSTAGGGSLAGWAVPTATDIAFALAVLAVIGTSLPSAIRAFLLTLAVVDDLFAILIIAIFFTSDLNFAALGGAVVGLVVFWFLLHKGVRGWYVYVPLALVVWGLMYNSGVHATIAGVAMGLMLRCTRREGEEHSPGEHIEHLVRPISAGIAVPLFALFSAGVSVSGSALHAVFTRPETLGVLIGLVAGKSIGIFGGTWLAARFTRAELNEELAWPDVFAVASLAGIGFTVSLLIGELAFAGDAVLTDEVKAAVLLGSLIAAVIACVLLKLRVRKYQALCEAEERDEDQDGIPDVYEQDNPEYHLRMAEIYEKKAAEHRRRAEVAGASRADGDSPA from the coding sequence GTGGCAGCGCCGACCCCCAGCCCCCGTAAGTTCCTCGGACGCCTTTCGCTCCCCGAGCGGAACTTCGTGGCGGAAGCACTGCGCACCGAGACCGTCGGCGGAGTCCTCCTGCTCGTCGCCGCCGTCGCCGCACTTCTCTGGGCCAACACCCCGCTCGGCCGCAGCTACGAGGCCGTGGCCGACTTCCACCTGGGCCCCGCGTCGCTCGGGCTCGATCTGTCCGTCCAGCACTGGGCGGCCGACGGACTTCTCGCGATCTTCTTCTTCGTCGCCGGGATCGAGCTCAAGCGGGAACTCGTCGCCGGCGAACTGCGCGACCCCAAGGCCGCCGCGCTCCCCGTCATCGCCGCCGTCTGCGGCATGGCGGCCCCCGCGCTCGTCTACACGCTGGTCAGCACCGCCGGCGGCGGTTCGCTGGCGGGCTGGGCGGTGCCCACCGCCACCGACATCGCCTTCGCCCTCGCCGTGCTCGCGGTGATCGGCACGTCGCTGCCGTCCGCGATCCGCGCGTTCCTCCTGACCCTCGCCGTCGTCGACGACCTCTTCGCGATCCTGATCATCGCGATCTTCTTCACCAGCGACCTGAACTTCGCCGCGCTCGGCGGAGCGGTGGTCGGCCTCGTGGTCTTCTGGTTCCTGCTGCACAAGGGCGTGCGCGGCTGGTACGTGTACGTCCCGCTGGCCCTCGTCGTCTGGGGGCTCATGTACAACAGCGGCGTCCACGCCACGATCGCCGGCGTCGCCATGGGCCTCATGCTGCGCTGCACCCGGCGCGAGGGCGAGGAGCACTCCCCCGGCGAGCACATCGAGCATCTGGTGCGGCCGATCTCCGCCGGCATCGCCGTACCGCTGTTCGCTCTGTTCTCGGCGGGTGTCAGCGTCTCCGGCAGCGCCCTGCACGCCGTCTTCACCCGTCCCGAGACCCTGGGTGTCCTGATCGGTCTGGTGGCCGGCAAGTCCATCGGCATCTTCGGCGGCACCTGGCTGGCCGCCCGCTTCACCAGGGCCGAGCTCAACGAGGAGCTGGCCTGGCCCGACGTCTTCGCGGTCGCGTCGCTGGCCGGCATCGGCTTCACCGTCTCCCTGCTCATCGGCGAGCTGGCCTTCGCCGGGGACGCCGTCCTGACCGACGAGGTCAAGGCGGCGGTGCTCCTCGGCTCCCTGATCGCCGCGGTGATCGCCTGTGTGCTGCTGAAACTGCGGGTACGCAAGTACCAGGCCCTGTGCGAGGCGGAGGAGCGCGACGAGGACCAGGACGGCATTCCGGATGTGTACGAACAGGACAACCCGGAGTATCACCTGCGGATGGCCGAGATCTACGAGAAGAAGGCCGCGGAGCACCGGCGGAGGGCGGAAGTCGCGGGTGCGTCGCGCGCCGACGGCGACAGTCCGGCATGA
- the acs gene encoding acetate--CoA ligase, translating into MSNESLANLLKEERRFAPPAELAAHANVTAGAYEQAAADRLGFWAEQARRLTWAQEPTEILDWSNPPFAKWFSDGRLNVAYNCVDRHVEAGHGDRVAIHFEGEPGDSRSLTYAELKDEVSRAANALTELGVRKGDRVAVYMPMIPEAAVAMLACARIGAAHSVVFGGFSADAVASRIQDADAKLVITADGGYRRGKPSALKPAIDEAVAKCPQVEHVLVVRRTGQDTAITEGRDVWWHDVVGRQPAEHTPEAFEAEHPLFILYTSGTTGKPKGILHTSGGYLTQAAYTHHAVFDLKPETDVYWCTADIGWVTGHSYIVYGPLANGATQVMYEGTPDTPHQGRFWEIVQKYGVTILYTAPTAIRTFMKWGDDIPAKFDLSSLRVLGSVGEPINPEAWIWYREHIGGGSTPIVDTWWQTETGAMMISPLPGVTETKPGSAQRPLPGIAATVVDDEGREVPDGGGGYLVLTEPWPSMLRTIWGDDQRFLDTYWSRFEGRYFAGDGAKKDDDGDIWLLGRVDDVMLVSGHNISTTEVESALVSHPKVAEAAVVGAADETTGQAIVAFVILRGTASEDENLVAELRNHVGATLGPIAKPKRVLPVAELPKTRSGKIMRRLLRDVAENRQLGDVTTLTDSSVMDLIQSKLPTAASED; encoded by the coding sequence GTGAGCAACGAGAGCCTGGCCAACCTCTTGAAGGAAGAGCGGCGGTTCGCACCGCCGGCCGAGCTGGCCGCCCACGCCAACGTGACGGCGGGGGCGTACGAGCAGGCCGCGGCGGACAGGCTCGGCTTCTGGGCCGAGCAGGCGCGCCGGCTCACCTGGGCCCAGGAGCCGACCGAGATCCTGGACTGGTCGAACCCGCCCTTCGCGAAGTGGTTCAGCGACGGCAGGCTCAACGTCGCGTACAACTGCGTGGACCGCCACGTCGAGGCCGGGCACGGGGACCGCGTCGCCATCCACTTCGAGGGCGAGCCGGGCGACAGCCGCTCCCTCACCTACGCCGAACTCAAGGACGAGGTCTCCAGGGCCGCCAACGCCCTGACGGAGCTGGGCGTCCGCAAGGGCGACCGGGTCGCGGTCTACATGCCCATGATCCCCGAGGCCGCCGTGGCGATGCTGGCCTGCGCCCGGATCGGCGCCGCACACTCGGTGGTCTTCGGCGGCTTCTCGGCGGACGCCGTGGCCTCCCGCATCCAGGACGCCGACGCCAAGCTGGTCATCACCGCCGACGGCGGCTACCGCCGCGGCAAGCCCAGCGCGCTCAAGCCCGCCATCGACGAAGCGGTGGCCAAGTGCCCGCAGGTCGAGCACGTGCTGGTGGTCCGCCGCACCGGCCAGGACACCGCGATCACCGAGGGCAGGGACGTGTGGTGGCACGACGTCGTCGGCCGTCAGCCGGCCGAGCACACCCCCGAGGCGTTCGAAGCGGAGCACCCGCTCTTCATCCTGTACACGTCCGGCACGACGGGTAAGCCGAAGGGGATCCTGCACACCTCCGGCGGCTACCTCACCCAGGCGGCCTACACCCACCACGCCGTCTTCGACCTCAAGCCGGAGACGGACGTCTACTGGTGCACGGCCGACATCGGCTGGGTGACCGGCCACTCGTACATCGTGTACGGGCCCCTGGCCAACGGCGCGACGCAGGTGATGTACGAGGGCACCCCCGACACCCCGCACCAGGGCCGCTTCTGGGAGATCGTCCAGAAGTACGGCGTCACGATCCTCTACACGGCGCCGACGGCGATCCGCACGTTCATGAAGTGGGGCGACGACATCCCCGCCAAGTTCGACCTGTCGAGCCTGCGGGTCCTCGGTTCGGTCGGTGAACCCATCAACCCCGAGGCGTGGATCTGGTACCGGGAGCACATCGGCGGCGGCTCCACCCCCATCGTGGACACCTGGTGGCAGACCGAGACCGGCGCCATGATGATCTCGCCGCTGCCCGGCGTCACCGAGACCAAGCCCGGCTCGGCCCAGCGACCGCTGCCCGGCATCGCCGCGACCGTCGTCGACGACGAGGGCCGCGAAGTGCCCGACGGCGGCGGTGGCTACCTGGTCCTCACCGAGCCGTGGCCCTCGATGCTCCGCACCATCTGGGGTGACGACCAGCGCTTCCTCGACACGTACTGGTCGCGCTTCGAGGGCCGGTACTTCGCGGGCGACGGCGCGAAGAAGGACGACGACGGCGACATCTGGCTGCTGGGCCGCGTCGACGACGTCATGCTCGTCTCCGGCCACAACATCTCGACGACCGAGGTCGAGTCGGCCCTGGTCTCGCACCCCAAGGTCGCCGAGGCGGCCGTCGTCGGCGCGGCCGACGAGACCACGGGCCAGGCCATCGTGGCGTTCGTGATCCTGCGCGGCACCGCGAGCGAGGACGAGAACCTCGTCGCCGAGCTGCGCAACCACGTCGGGGCGACGCTCGGACCGATCGCCAAGCCCAAGCGCGTGCTGCCGGTGGCCGAGCTGCCCAAGACCCGCTCCGGCAAGATCATGCGCCGGCTGCTGCGGGACGTCGCGGAGAACCGGCAGCTCGGTGACGTCACGACCCTCACCGACTCCTCGGTGATGGACCTCATCCAGTCCAAGCTGCCGACGGCTGCCTCGGAGGACTGA
- a CDS encoding ATP-binding protein produces MKIAFVGKGGSGKTTLSSLFIRHLAAQQAHVVAVDADINQHLGAALGLDEQEAAELPAMGAHLPLIKEYLRGTNPRITSAETMIKTTPPGEGSRLLRVREDNPVYGACARTVRLDDGQIRLMATGPFTESDLGVACYHSKVGAVELCLNHLVDGPDEYVVVDMTAGSDSFASGMFTRFDMTFLVAEPTRKGVSVYRQYKEYARDFGVALRVVGNKVQGPDDLDFLRDEVGDDLLVTVGHSDWVRSMEKGRPPRFAQLEEPNRDALRTLLRAADASYGRRDWVRYTRQMVQFHLKNAESWGNAKTGADLAAQVDPDFVLGEHAAQFSAPQPA; encoded by the coding sequence ATGAAGATCGCTTTCGTAGGGAAGGGCGGTAGCGGCAAGACGACGCTGTCCTCGCTCTTCATCCGCCACCTCGCCGCCCAGCAGGCCCACGTCGTCGCAGTGGACGCCGACATCAACCAGCACCTGGGCGCCGCCCTCGGGCTCGACGAGCAGGAGGCCGCGGAGCTGCCCGCGATGGGTGCACACCTGCCGCTCATCAAGGAGTACCTGCGCGGCACCAACCCGCGGATCACGTCCGCGGAGACGATGATCAAGACGACGCCGCCGGGTGAAGGTTCGCGGCTGCTCCGCGTCCGCGAGGACAACCCGGTCTACGGGGCCTGTGCCCGGACGGTGCGGCTCGACGACGGGCAGATCCGGCTGATGGCGACCGGCCCCTTCACCGAGTCCGACCTCGGCGTCGCCTGCTACCACTCCAAGGTCGGGGCGGTGGAGCTGTGCCTCAACCATCTCGTCGACGGCCCCGACGAATACGTCGTCGTCGACATGACGGCGGGCTCCGACTCCTTCGCCTCCGGCATGTTCACCCGTTTCGACATGACGTTCCTCGTGGCCGAGCCGACCCGCAAGGGCGTCTCGGTCTACCGGCAGTACAAGGAGTACGCGCGGGACTTCGGCGTCGCGCTCAGGGTCGTCGGCAACAAGGTCCAGGGCCCTGACGATCTCGACTTCCTGCGCGACGAGGTGGGTGACGACCTTCTCGTGACCGTCGGGCACTCGGACTGGGTGCGATCGATGGAGAAGGGCCGTCCGCCCCGGTTCGCGCAACTCGAGGAGCCCAACCGGGACGCGCTGCGCACGCTCCTGCGGGCGGCCGACGCGTCGTACGGGCGGCGCGACTGGGTGCGGTACACCCGGCAGATGGTGCAGTTCCATCTGAAGAACGCCGAGAGCTGGGGCAATGCGAAGACGGGGGCCGACCTGGCCGCGCAGGTCGACCCCGACTTCGTGCTCGGCGAGCACGCCGCGCAGTTCAGCGCGCCGCAACCGGCCTGA
- a CDS encoding oxidoreductase has translation MSTNASDPLAALGDLPGVADAVDSVRKAVDRVYGHRVMRRRSNEVTSEAALRGARASAALSGADWALEEVRRRTDFGGEAEARTVGAALRLTAEAGQLLSIWRQSPLRVLARLHLVAEGGAAPDETVGRPRLAGEKVDEPLIEAPLPGADEVAGRLDGLSGLVIAGSSAPALVMAAVVHGELLALRPFSSANGLVARTAERIVLVGSGLDPKSICPAEVGHAELGRTAYLEAFDGYLSGTPEGVSAWIAHCGRAVELGVRESTAVCEALQRGAA, from the coding sequence ATGAGTACGAACGCCTCTGACCCCTTGGCCGCGCTGGGTGACCTTCCCGGGGTCGCGGACGCCGTGGACTCCGTGCGCAAGGCCGTCGACCGGGTCTACGGGCACCGCGTCATGCGGCGCCGCAGCAACGAGGTCACCTCCGAGGCCGCGCTCCGTGGCGCCCGGGCGTCCGCGGCGCTCTCCGGCGCGGACTGGGCCTTGGAGGAGGTGCGCCGGCGCACCGACTTCGGCGGGGAGGCGGAAGCCCGTACCGTCGGGGCCGCGCTCCGGCTGACGGCGGAGGCGGGTCAGTTGCTGTCCATCTGGCGGCAGTCCCCGCTGCGCGTGCTGGCCCGGCTGCACCTGGTCGCGGAGGGCGGTGCCGCTCCCGACGAGACGGTCGGCCGGCCGCGGCTCGCTGGGGAGAAGGTCGACGAGCCGCTCATCGAGGCGCCGCTGCCGGGCGCGGACGAGGTCGCCGGGCGGCTCGACGGGCTCTCGGGGCTGGTCATCGCGGGAAGTTCGGCCCCTGCGCTGGTGATGGCCGCCGTCGTGCACGGCGAACTGCTGGCCCTGCGCCCGTTCTCCTCGGCCAACGGGCTGGTCGCCCGGACGGCGGAGCGCATCGTCCTGGTCGGCAGCGGACTGGACCCCAAGTCGATCTGCCCCGCCGAGGTCGGTCACGCCGAGCTCGGCCGGACGGCGTACCTCGAGGCGTTCGACGGGTATCTGTCCGGGACTCCGGAGGGCGTGAGCGCCTGGATCGCGCACTGCGGCCGCGCGGTCGAACTCGGTGTACGGGAGTCCACGGCCGTGTGCGAGGCACTTCAGCGCGGGGCTGCGTGA
- a CDS encoding HAD family hydrolase encodes MLCVVENHSLPRTAAFFDLDKTVIAKSSALTFSKSFYHGGLINRRAVLRTAYTQFVFLAGGADHDQMERMRTYLSALCRGWNVQQVKEIVAETLHDLIDPIIYDEAASLIEEHHTAGRDVVIVSSSGAEVVEPIGELLGADRVVATRMVVGDDGCFTGEVEYYAYGPTKAEAVKELAASEGYDLERCYAYSDSITDVPMLEAVGHPYAVNPDRTLRREASSRGWPVLVFNRPVRLKQRIPGFTMPPRPALLAAAAVGAAAATAGLVWYANRRRSAAAFARI; translated from the coding sequence ATGCTCTGCGTCGTGGAAAACCACTCCTTGCCGCGCACAGCCGCCTTCTTTGACCTGGACAAGACGGTCATTGCGAAGTCATCGGCGCTGACCTTCAGCAAGTCCTTCTACCACGGTGGACTGATCAACCGCCGCGCCGTGCTCAGGACGGCGTACACCCAGTTCGTCTTCCTCGCAGGCGGCGCCGACCACGACCAGATGGAGCGGATGCGCACGTACCTGTCCGCGCTCTGCAGGGGCTGGAACGTGCAGCAGGTGAAGGAGATCGTCGCCGAGACCCTGCACGATCTGATCGACCCGATCATCTACGACGAGGCGGCCTCTCTGATCGAGGAGCACCACACCGCCGGCCGCGACGTCGTCATCGTCTCGAGTTCGGGCGCCGAGGTGGTCGAGCCGATCGGCGAGCTCCTGGGCGCCGACCGCGTGGTGGCGACGCGGATGGTGGTCGGCGACGACGGCTGCTTCACCGGCGAGGTGGAGTACTACGCGTACGGTCCCACCAAGGCCGAGGCGGTGAAGGAACTCGCCGCGTCCGAGGGGTACGACCTCGAACGGTGCTACGCCTACAGCGACTCCATCACCGACGTCCCGATGCTGGAGGCCGTGGGTCATCCGTACGCGGTCAATCCCGACCGGACGCTGCGCCGTGAGGCGTCCTCAAGGGGCTGGCCGGTTCTCGTCTTCAATCGGCCGGTCCGACTGAAGCAGCGCATCCCGGGGTTCACGATGCCCCCGCGCCCCGCGCTCCTCGCCGCCGCGGCGGTGGGAGCGGCGGCGGCCACCGCCGGGCTCGTCTGGTATGCCAACCGGCGCCGAAGCGCCGCCGCCTTTGCCCGCATTTGA